One Panicum virgatum strain AP13 chromosome 9K, P.virgatum_v5, whole genome shotgun sequence genomic region harbors:
- the LOC120650726 gene encoding uncharacterized protein LOC120650726: protein MAARRLLLLLAVAAASLLAADARPCRTFLVAFPADPNPNPSGGGAAAHHHYRGVPHVATVVTVFRVRRLGPHLHQGHRNHHHLHSIPANVQIRRPELPHPAHAAAAGPQERARDILVVVVGLLFGVACGALTAASVYLVWSMVAGGATASPYEELYDEEDEASDTESPKKVGYVIIQELEVHDGGKN, encoded by the coding sequence atggccgcccgccgtctcctcctgctgctcgccgtcgccgccgcgtccctcctcgccgccgacgcgcgcCCGTGCCGCACCTTCCTCGTCGCCTTCCCGGCTGACCCAAACCCCaaccccagcggcggcggcgccgcagcccACCACCACTACCGCGGCGTCCCCCACGTCGCCACGGTCGTCACCGTGTTCCGCGTCCGCCGCCTCGGCCCGCACCTCCACCAGGGCCACCgcaaccaccaccacctccactcCATCCCCGCCAACGTCCAGAtccgccgccccgagctccccCACCCCGCccacgcggcggccgccgggccCCAGGAGCGCGCCAGGGACATCCTCGTGGTCGTCGTTGGGCTCCTCTTCGGCGTCGCCTGCGGCGCGCTCACCGCCGCCTCCGTGTACCTCGTCTGGTCCATGGTCGCGGGCGGCGCCACAGCCTCCCCGTACGAAGAGCTCTACGACGAAGAGGACGAGGCATCCGACACCGAGAGCCCTAAGAAGGTCGGCTACGTCATCATCCAGGAACTCGAGGTTCACGACGGTGGTAAGAACTAG